In a genomic window of Bacteroidia bacterium:
- a CDS encoding Glu/Leu/Phe/Val dehydrogenase dimerization domain-containing protein, protein MRELLKKFENKQPEIVFEWKDAETEAEGWVVINSLRGGAAGGGTRMRKGLHKEEVVSLAKTMEVKFSFCGPPIGGAKSGINFDPRDPRKKEVLERWYKAVLPLLKSYYGTGGDLNIDEVKDVIPITEDLGLLHPQEGVLMGHFNPGEEEKVDKIAQLRKGVKKVVELEEYSPDVSQKITVADLITGYGVSESVVHFYNIYGGELKGKRVIIQGWGNVAAAAAYYLAREGAAIVGIIDKEGGLINERGFSLEQVKKLFLDKNGNKLEAPDMLSFDEVNQRIWDIKADVFIPAAASRLVHKEHLDRLRMAGVEVISSGANVPFHEKRIFFGEVTEAADGQFAIIPDFIANSGMARVFAYLMQSRVKVQDKFIFEDVSNSIKAAIKQVHDENPSRRNLVETAFEIALRKIGQ, encoded by the coding sequence ATGAGGGAGCTGCTTAAGAAGTTCGAGAACAAGCAACCGGAAATAGTTTTTGAGTGGAAAGATGCCGAAACGGAAGCGGAAGGTTGGGTTGTGATCAACTCATTGCGGGGCGGGGCCGCAGGCGGGGGAACGCGGATGCGCAAAGGGCTGCACAAGGAAGAGGTCGTTTCACTGGCAAAGACAATGGAGGTGAAGTTCTCCTTCTGTGGGCCGCCCATTGGTGGCGCCAAGTCGGGAATCAACTTCGACCCGCGCGATCCCAGGAAAAAAGAGGTGCTGGAGCGCTGGTACAAAGCCGTGCTTCCGCTCCTGAAAAGCTACTATGGAACCGGTGGCGACCTCAATATTGACGAAGTTAAGGATGTGATTCCCATTACCGAAGACCTCGGCCTGCTGCACCCGCAGGAGGGCGTACTAATGGGCCACTTCAATCCTGGCGAAGAGGAAAAGGTAGACAAGATAGCCCAGCTTAGAAAGGGCGTAAAAAAGGTGGTGGAGCTTGAGGAATACTCGCCAGACGTTTCGCAGAAAATCACTGTGGCCGATCTGATCACCGGATATGGTGTGAGCGAATCGGTGGTGCATTTCTACAATATTTATGGAGGAGAGCTGAAAGGCAAAAGGGTAATTATCCAGGGCTGGGGAAATGTGGCTGCGGCTGCGGCCTACTACCTGGCCAGAGAAGGTGCTGCAATTGTGGGTATTATTGATAAAGAGGGTGGCCTCATCAATGAGCGTGGATTTTCATTGGAGCAGGTAAAAAAGCTCTTTTTGGACAAAAACGGAAACAAGCTTGAGGCACCTGATATGTTATCATTCGATGAGGTGAACCAACGGATTTGGGACATCAAGGCAGATGTGTTTATTCCGGCTGCGGCTTCGCGGCTGGTGCATAAAGAGCACCTCGACCGACTCAGGATGGCAGGCGTGGAAGTAATCAGCAGCGGAGCCAACGTCCCCTTTCATGAAAAGCGGATATTCTTTGGTGAGGTAACGGAAGCGGCAGACGGACAGTTTGCTATCATTCCTGATTTTATAGCCAATTCTGGCATGGCGCGCGTGTTTGCCTACCTCATGCAATCGCGCGTAAAAGTGCAGGACAAATTCATCTTTGAGGATGTTTCCAACAGCATAAAGGCAGCAATAAAACAAGTGCATGATGAGAACCCATCGCGCAGAAATCTTGTGGAGACAGCATTTGAAATTGCGCTGCGAAAAATAGGTCAATAA
- a CDS encoding mechanosensitive ion channel family protein, with protein sequence MEEFLGQEFFGNSVRAYLIFGGLIILAILFKRIGARFISKILIKAFQRFFDKEHVNQYVNLIRPPLEMLILILMVYIALQTLSLPVELTEEGYWSKSARFTDVLFQIFMLVLFVWLIFRVIDVVATILFKKAELSESRLDDQLVPFFKEMSKIVAAILAFIFMLGAVFHLNVSSLIAGIGIGGLAIALAAQETLANLFASFAIFLDKPFQVGDLIQVDDIIGEVTHVGFRSSRIRTLDKSYLTLPNKMLVDRKVDNLSLRTFRRVNMTVGVTYSTTPKQIYEINAELKQFLDDHESTNPDSIVRLHDFGDSSLNILLIYFITDLEYASYLKIREEVNYKVMEIVEKHQSSIAFPTRTLHLFDETKMINTENE encoded by the coding sequence ATGGAAGAGTTTTTAGGACAGGAGTTTTTTGGTAATTCAGTTAGGGCATATTTAATTTTTGGGGGGCTGATTATTTTGGCAATCCTCTTTAAGCGGATTGGCGCCCGGTTTATCAGCAAAATCCTGATTAAAGCATTTCAGCGTTTTTTTGACAAGGAGCATGTCAATCAATATGTAAACCTGATTCGGCCACCGCTTGAGATGCTGATCCTCATCCTGATGGTCTACATCGCGCTCCAAACCCTGAGCTTACCAGTAGAGTTGACCGAAGAAGGATATTGGAGCAAGTCTGCGCGATTTACAGATGTGCTTTTCCAGATATTCATGCTGGTGCTTTTTGTATGGCTCATTTTCCGAGTAATTGATGTGGTAGCCACCATACTTTTTAAGAAGGCTGAACTAAGCGAATCCCGGCTTGACGATCAGTTGGTTCCATTTTTCAAGGAAATGAGCAAAATAGTGGCTGCAATCCTCGCATTCATATTTATGCTGGGAGCGGTTTTCCACCTGAATGTATCATCCCTTATTGCGGGCATTGGAATTGGCGGCCTGGCCATAGCCCTTGCAGCACAGGAAACACTGGCTAATTTGTTTGCGTCATTTGCAATTTTCCTTGATAAGCCTTTTCAGGTAGGAGACCTGATACAAGTGGACGATATTATAGGCGAGGTTACCCATGTTGGCTTCAGAAGCTCGCGCATTCGCACGCTGGATAAAAGCTATCTCACGCTGCCAAACAAAATGCTGGTAGACCGGAAGGTGGACAATCTTTCTTTGCGGACCTTCAGAAGGGTGAACATGACGGTAGGCGTGACCTACAGCACCACTCCGAAACAGATTTACGAGATCAATGCGGAATTAAAGCAGTTTCTGGATGACCATGAATCTACCAACCCGGATAGCATCGTAAGGCTGCATGACTTCGGGGACAGTTCTCTGAATATTTTGCTCATATATTTTATTACCGATCTGGAATATGCCAGTTATCTGAAAATAAGAGAAGAGGTGAATTATAAGGTGATGGAGATTGTAGAAAAACATCAATCAAGTATTGCGTTCCCCACGCGTACCCTTCATCTCTTTGACGAAACAAAAATGATAAATACAGAAAATGAATAA
- a CDS encoding sodium:proton antiporter — translation MNKRLTRGFIFLTLCCSLLCSFDAVAAVAPIDTTRPRHPEKAPHETLQADEPPQGISTAPETEAGEKNEESHGGLPAAWSVIPFILLLAMIATGPLFYPHFWHKYYPVIAAGLGLIVILYYVFVLHNAHQPIHSLAEYVSFIALIASLFVASGGILIEVDKEGKPLVNLLLLIFGAAVANIIGTTGASMLLIRPFIRLNKGRVQPYHIVFFIFMVSNVGGCLTPIGDPPLFLGFLKGVPFFWTAEFIWPFWFVGIAIIGLIFYVIDKRQYQKFTPVEPVKYSGRISIRGVKNIGWLAVVIGAVFLDPNVVDWIPAIVIDGTKFSYIREVIMLATAFLAYKTANPECLKGNEFDFEPIKEVAYLFIGIFATMMPALALIGSFAASGEGQKLVTVNSLYWITGALSGVLDNAPTYLNFLSAGMGKLGLSIDNKLEVLEYSQRAITELVAISVGAVFFGAFTYIGNAPNFMVKSIAEQTGIRMPSFVGYIIRYSIPILLPVLFVVWLVFFHLLS, via the coding sequence ATGAATAAAAGATTGACGAGAGGATTTATTTTTCTCACGCTTTGCTGCAGCCTGCTCTGTTCTTTTGATGCGGTTGCTGCGGTTGCACCAATTGATACTACGCGGCCCCGCCACCCTGAGAAGGCACCGCATGAAACGCTCCAGGCGGATGAACCACCGCAGGGAATTTCCACAGCTCCGGAAACAGAAGCCGGGGAAAAGAATGAGGAGAGCCATGGAGGTTTACCGGCAGCGTGGTCAGTAATACCTTTCATCCTGCTGCTGGCAATGATTGCCACAGGCCCGCTATTCTATCCTCATTTTTGGCATAAGTACTACCCGGTAATCGCTGCCGGCCTGGGTTTGATAGTCATTCTCTATTATGTCTTCGTGTTGCATAATGCCCATCAGCCTATTCATTCGCTCGCGGAATATGTCTCCTTTATTGCACTGATCGCATCGCTATTCGTTGCCTCTGGCGGGATACTGATTGAGGTAGACAAGGAAGGAAAACCACTGGTGAATTTGTTGTTGCTGATCTTTGGTGCAGCCGTAGCCAATATAATTGGTACTACCGGAGCCTCCATGCTTCTGATTCGTCCCTTCATCCGGCTGAATAAAGGCAGAGTTCAGCCTTATCACATTGTGTTTTTCATTTTTATGGTAAGCAACGTGGGCGGTTGCCTCACACCTATCGGTGATCCGCCACTATTCCTGGGATTTCTCAAGGGCGTTCCTTTCTTCTGGACGGCAGAGTTTATCTGGCCGTTTTGGTTTGTAGGAATCGCGATAATCGGACTCATCTTTTATGTCATTGATAAAAGGCAATATCAGAAATTTACACCGGTAGAGCCGGTAAAGTACAGTGGACGGATCAGCATTCGGGGTGTAAAAAATATCGGCTGGCTTGCAGTAGTGATCGGAGCTGTATTTCTGGATCCTAATGTCGTTGACTGGATCCCGGCCATAGTAATTGACGGAACTAAATTTTCCTACATCCGGGAAGTCATAATGCTTGCCACTGCATTTTTAGCCTACAAAACGGCAAATCCGGAGTGCCTTAAAGGGAATGAATTTGATTTTGAACCAATAAAAGAAGTCGCCTACCTGTTCATCGGAATATTTGCTACCATGATGCCGGCCCTGGCTCTTATTGGTTCATTTGCCGCGTCAGGTGAAGGACAGAAGCTGGTTACGGTGAATTCACTCTACTGGATTACCGGGGCCCTTTCTGGCGTTTTGGATAACGCACCTACCTACCTCAACTTTCTTTCTGCTGGTATGGGCAAGTTGGGATTAAGCATAGACAATAAGCTTGAAGTTCTTGAATATTCGCAACGTGCGATCACAGAATTGGTCGCTATTTCGGTTGGGGCGGTGTTCTTCGGAGCCTTTACTTACATTGGCAATGCACCGAATTTTATGGTGAAATCCATTGCTGAGCAAACAGGCATTCGCATGCCTTCTTTTGTAGGTTATATTATTCGTTATTCCATTCCGATTTTGTTACCGGTTCTTTTTGTAGTTTGGCTGGTATTCTTCCATTTACTATCTTAG
- a CDS encoding AraC family transcriptional regulator, with amino-acid sequence MDKIFRNVENGYNNSSFISSNILCLVNTEKAQLKETLLTYPAFSDVFISSVNGTCKSIYLAESQCMGEELLDLLDDQPLKLLFVDVKVKNIPLHVFIKSTPVHMEESEDIKTILNLIERELNSDNLYSQEVLTSAIHMLLLLLVRNWKEQDAGAYDKCMKWIGNKRLCTLLAFIHNNLHQELNFTMLSKQIYLSPDYVGQFFKRYSGLVLQQYIDRQRVLRGFREMVLTSSRLSEVAVNSGFIDQAYFNKRFKKHFQATPLKVRKAYQQMMGNRRLPVSITKPEVTPEMSLN; translated from the coding sequence GTGGACAAAATATTCAGAAATGTGGAAAACGGCTACAATAACTCAAGCTTCATTAGTTCAAACATACTTTGCCTGGTCAACACCGAAAAGGCGCAGCTAAAGGAGACACTGCTAACATACCCGGCCTTTTCAGATGTCTTCATCTCTTCAGTAAACGGCACATGTAAGTCCATTTATTTGGCGGAATCCCAGTGCATGGGTGAAGAATTGCTTGATCTGCTGGATGATCAACCGCTTAAACTCCTGTTTGTGGATGTTAAGGTCAAGAATATTCCGCTTCATGTGTTTATAAAAAGCACCCCTGTTCACATGGAGGAATCGGAAGACATCAAAACCATTTTGAACCTCATTGAGCGGGAACTGAATTCGGACAATCTGTATTCACAGGAGGTGCTCACATCCGCTATTCACATGTTGCTTTTATTGCTCGTCAGAAACTGGAAGGAGCAGGACGCGGGCGCCTACGATAAGTGTATGAAATGGATTGGAAACAAAAGGCTTTGTACTCTCCTGGCTTTTATCCATAACAACCTGCATCAGGAACTCAACTTTACTATGCTCAGCAAGCAAATCTATCTGTCACCTGATTATGTGGGGCAATTCTTTAAACGGTATTCAGGCCTGGTGCTGCAACAGTATATTGACAGGCAAAGAGTACTCAGAGGTTTCCGGGAAATGGTCTTAACCAGCAGTCGGTTATCCGAGGTTGCCGTTAACAGTGGCTTTATTGATCAGGCTTATTTTAACAAGCGTTTCAAGAAACACTTTCAGGCTACTCCTTTAAAAGTAAGAAAGGCATACCAGCAAATGATGGGTAATAGAAGACTTCCGGTTTCTATTACCAAACCTGAGGTAACTCCAGAGATGAGCCTGAACTAA
- a CDS encoding geranylgeranylglyceryl/heptaprenylglyceryl phosphate synthase, whose translation METSIYQHILSCRSNGRKLFALLIDPDKQNPESLSRLMAATTEARPDLLFVGGSLLSRNNVRETVVAIKQKSNIPVVLFPGSTMQFTEEADALLFLSLISGRNPDLLIGRHVEIAPILRQSSIEVLPTGYMLIDSGMPTTASYISNSSPIPHNKADVAACTAMAGELLGLRLIYLDAGSGANRPVSPEMIGMVRNHVQIPVIVGGGIRNELQMAEAMEAGADVVVVGNAIETEPDLIHRFSTAIRSFNEKPRVEA comes from the coding sequence TTGGAAACCTCCATCTATCAACATATCCTGAGCTGCCGCAGCAACGGCAGAAAGCTCTTCGCGCTTCTCATTGATCCTGACAAACAAAATCCTGAAAGCCTGAGCCGTTTGATGGCAGCCACTACTGAAGCCCGGCCTGACCTGCTCTTCGTAGGAGGCAGCTTGCTCTCCAGGAATAACGTACGCGAAACGGTGGTGGCAATTAAGCAGAAAAGCAATATTCCTGTGGTTCTGTTTCCGGGAAGCACCATGCAGTTTACCGAAGAGGCCGATGCGCTTTTGTTTTTGTCGCTAATCTCTGGCCGCAACCCCGATCTCCTTATTGGCCGCCATGTTGAAATCGCTCCTATTTTGCGGCAAAGCAGCATTGAGGTACTGCCTACAGGCTATATGCTGATCGATTCCGGTATGCCTACCACAGCAAGCTATATCAGCAATTCTTCACCTATTCCTCACAACAAGGCTGATGTGGCCGCCTGTACGGCAATGGCCGGAGAACTCCTGGGTTTGCGGCTTATTTATCTGGATGCAGGGAGTGGCGCCAATCGGCCCGTTTCGCCTGAAATGATAGGCATGGTTCGCAACCATGTTCAGATTCCGGTGATCGTAGGTGGTGGCATCCGGAATGAATTGCAAATGGCAGAGGCTATGGAGGCAGGTGCTGACGTGGTGGTAGTAGGAAATGCGATAGAAACTGAACCTGATCTGATCCACCGGTTCAGTACAGCGATCAGGAGCTTTAATGAAAAACCACGGGTGGAGGCGTAA